The Mycobacterium seoulense genomic interval TCGCCGAACTGATGGGGGCGCAGGCCAACGCCGCGGCCCTGGCGGAATTCAACACGTCCCGCTGAGCGGGTGGCGGTTCAGAGCGACGGAGCGGTTTCCAGATTGGCCGACGCGGCGATGATCGCCCGCAGCGTCCTCTTGCACCGTCCGCAGTCCCCACCGGCGCCACAGGCGGCCGCAACCTCCTTGGAGGTGGAGGCGCCGCGCGCGACCACCTCGGACACCGTGTGGTTGGTCACGCCGACACACAGGCACACGTACATCAGCGCATCCCCTGCATGCGGGCGGCATTCCCTTCGTCGACGGCGTGGCCAAGCGAGCGCACTTCGTCCTCCCTCTCGGGACCCCGTGTCACCGGAGTCGCCAGAAAAAGTGCCGAACCGAGACCCAGTATTAGTTGAGTCTAACCTAAGTTCGTTAGCGCAGTCTAACCTTACCCGCCAGCAACGTCGGTCACGAGAGCCGCGCAGGACACACACTGAGCACAGCCATACCTTGCTGGCAGATTGCCCCTCGGCATGGCAAAGTGCGACTACGGCCCGGGCAAGGTGCGCGCAGCCCTGCGCACCCCACCATGGCCAGGATTGACCACCGTTTACACGTCACCGTAGGGGAGTGATCATGCAAGGGGATCCGGATGTCTTGCGCTTGCTCAACGAGCAGTTGACCGGCGAGCTCACCGCGATCAACCAATATTTCCTGCACTCCAAGATGCAGGACAACTGGGGATTCACCGAGCTCGCCGAGCACACCCGGGCCGAGTCCTTCGATGAGATGCGGCACGCCGAGGCGATCACCGACCGCATTCTGCTGCTCGACGGGTTGCCCAACTACCAGCGCCTCTTTTCGCTGCGCATCGGCCAGACGCTGCGCGAGCAGTTCGAGGCGGACCTGGCCATCGAATACGAGGTGATGGACCGGCTCAAGCCCGGCATCATCATGTGCCGCGAGAAGCAGGACACCACGAGCGCCAATCTGCTGGAAGAGATCGTCGCCGACGAGGAAAAGCACATCGACTACCTCGAGACGCAGCTGGAGCTGATGGACAAGCTCGGCGTGGAGCTCTACTCGGCGCAGTGCGTCTCGAGGCCGCCGAGCTAAGCCTCGGTCAGGGCCGCGGCCGCGTCACATCGCCTCCGCCGACCCCGTTGCCGCCGCGGTGAGATTGCCTTTGGCTAACCGTGGGCATCCCTGAGCAACGGTCGCCGACGGAAGGCAGGCATGACGAGCCCGGCAGCAATTCGAGGTGGTTCATCGACGGACGCCGCGCCCAGCGGCGCGCTGGTCGACCCGCAGCGACGCAATTTCATCTTCGTGGCGATCCTGCTCGGCATGCTGATGGCCGCCCTGGACCAGACGATCGTGGCGACCGCGTTGCCCACCATCGTCGCCAATCTCGGTGGCGCAGGCCATCAATCGTGGGTAGTCACCAGCTACTTGCTCGCCTCGACCATCATCACCGCCCTCGTCGGCAAGTTCGGTGACCTGTTCGGCCGCAAACGGGTGTTCCAGGCCGCCGTCGTATTCTTCGTCGCCGGATCGGTGCTGTGTGGGCTCTCGAGCTCGATGGGCATGCTGGTCGCGTCACGAGCGCTGCAGGGCATCGGCGGCGGCGGGCTCATGGTCACCGCCATGGCGCTGATCGGCGAGGTGATCCCGCTGCGGGACCGCGGCCGCTACCAGGGCGCGATGGGCGCAGTATTCGGCGTCACCACTGTGATCGGTCCCTTGCTCGGCGGCTACTTCACCGACCACTTCACCTGGCGCTGGGCGTTCTGGATCAACGTGCCGATCTCCGTTGTGGTCTTCTTCGTGGCCGCCGCCGCCATCCCGGCGCTCTCCGACCGCACCAGACCGGTCATCGACTACACCGGCATCCTGTTCGTCGGCCTGGGCGCCGCGGGGCTGACACTGGCCACCAGCTGGGGCGGGACCACCTACCCGTGGGGATCGCCGATGATCATCGGCCTGTTCGTCGGCTCGGTGATGGCGTTGTGCGTCTTCGCCTGGGTGGAAAGCCGCGCCGCCGCGCCGATCCTGCCGACGCGGCTGTTCGGCAGTCCGGTGTTCACGGTGTGCTGCGGCCTGTCCTTCGTGGTCGGTTTCGCGATGCTGGGCGCCCTGACGTTCCTGCCGACGTACATGCAGTTCGTCGACGGCGTCTCGGCCACCACGTCGGGCCTGCGCACGTTGCCGATGGTGCTCGGGATGCTGACCACCTCGATGGGCAGTGGTGTCATCGTCGGCCGCACGGGCAGATACAAGGTCTTTCCCGTCGCCGGCACCGCCGTCATGGCGGTGGCGTTCTTCCTGATGTCGCGGATGGACCCGTCGACATCGGTCTTGGTTCAATCGCTGTTCCTTGTCATCCTCGGCGCCGGGATCGGGATGTGCATGCAGACGCTCGTCCTGATCGTGCAGAACACCGTGGGCTTCGACGACCTCGGCGTCGCGACCTCCGGCGTCACCTTCTTCCGCACGATCGGCAGCTCGTTCGGCGCAGCCATCTTCGGTTCACTGTTCACGAACTTCCTGCACAGCCGGATCGGCCCGGCGCTGGTGGCCAGCCGCGCGCCTGCCGCGGCCGCTGCGTCGCCGGAGGCGTTGCACCGATTGCCCCGCCAGGCGGCCGCTCCGATCGTCGCCGCCTACTCCGAGTCGCTCACCCACGTGTTCGGATGGGCGGTTCCGGTCGCGCTGGCGGGGTTCGTCCTGGCGTTGTTCCTGCGGGAGGTCCCCCTGCGGGAAATGCACGACAGCACAATCGATCTCGGCGACGCGTTCGGCATGCCGAACACCGAGACACCGGATCAGATGCTGGAAGGCGCGGTCGAACGCATGCTGCGCGGTGCGCCCGGCATGCGATTGCGCAGCATCGCCATGCGCCCCGACTGCCGACTCGACGTGGCCGGCTTGTGGGGCGTCCTACGCATCAACCGCTACGGGGAGATGTACGGCACGGCCCGGCTCACCGACATCGCCGACTACCTACGGATACCGTTCGAGGTCTTGGAGCCCACCTTCTCGCGCCTGATCGCGACCGGATACGCCCGGGGCGACGGCAACCAGTTGTGGCTGACACCCGCGGGGGCCCAGCAGGTGGACTACGTGCACTCGCTGCTGGTGGGCTGGCTGGTCGACAAGCTCGCCCGGTCACCGGGATTCGACGGACGGCCGGATCGTCGCGTGGTCGAAGCGGCGCTGAATCGAGTCGCGGGTCGTGTTCTGGCGCAACGGGACTGGAACGACGACCGTCCCACCACGAAGATCCCGGTGCCCACACCCTGAAACGGGCGCTCCGGGCGTACCATCACGCCATGAGCCGAATCGGAACATTTGCTGACGACGACCTGGCCGGCTGGTTCGCGAAGTCTCCGGACATCGGCGGCGCACTCGGCGGCTTCAGCAACGCGGTCTACACCAAGAACCGGTTGCCGCTGCGCACCCGCGAACTGGCCCGCGCCGTGATCGCCCACCGCAACGAATGCGTCGTCTGCGTCAACACCCGCGACGAGGACGGGCCCGCCGCCGGTGTCGACGAAGAGCTCTACGACCACGCCCGGGAGTGGCGCACCTGGCCCGGCTACAGCGAGCAGGAGCGGCTGGCGGCCGAGTTCGCGGACCGATTCGCCACCGACCACACCGCGCTGCGCGACGACGAGGATTTCTGGAGCCGTTGCTCCGAACACTTCTCCGACGAGTTGCTGGCCGACTTGGCCCTGTCGTGCGCGCTGTGGGTCGGCATGGGCCGCGTGTTGCGGACCCTCGACATCGGCCAGGCCTGCAAGCTGACCATCCCCAGCCGCGCATAGCCGCTCTCGCCGCGGGCATTCGTGGGCACAAACCGCGGCACCGCGGTGTTGCTCGGTGGGTGAAGATTCGTTTCGGCGTCGGCCTGGGTGCGGACACCGCTCCAGATCAGTTGGGCCCCATCGTCGATCACCTGGAGGCCAGCGGGGTCGACTCGCTCTGGTTCTCCGAGCTGGTATACACCCCGGCGGTCGATCCGGTGGTGGGGATGGCCTACGCGCTGGCCAGGACGACCCGGTTGAAGGTCGGCACCTCGGTGGCGGTGCTTCCGGGGCGGCACCCGGTATTGGTCGCCAAGCAATTGGCCTCGCTGGCGGCCCTGGCGCCCAAGCGGGTCCTTCCCGTCTTCGGCCTACGGTCGGCGATCCCGGCCGAGCGAGAGGTGTTCGTGGTCCCCGACGGAGAGCGGGCCGCGGTGTTCGAGGAGTCGCTGCGGGTGCTGCGCTCGGCGCTGGTCGAGGATTCGGCCGACTACAGCGGCAGGTATTTCACCGTCAGTGGTGCCGCGGTCATGCCGCGGCCGAACCCGCCGTTGGACATCTGGTTGGGCGGCTCGGCGCCGGCGGCGTTCCGGCGCATCGGCGCGCTGGCCGACGGCTGGTTGGGCAGTTTCTTGACCCCGGCGGAGGCGCGGGCGGGCCGGGAGACGATCGAACGGGCCGCGGCGCAAGCGGGCCGGCAGATCGATCCCGATCACTTCGGGATCTCATTGGCCGTGGTGGACGGGGCCGGCGGCGAGCTACCCCCGGGCCTGGCCGCGGCGGCCCGGAGCCGGCGGCCTGACGTCGACCCCGCCGAGCTGATCGCCGCAGACTGGGATCAGCTGCACCGACAATTGGACGCCTACATCGACGCGGGACTGACGAAATTCGTCATCCGGCCGGCGGGCGGTGCGCCGTTGGACGGTTTCCTCGATCGGTTCGTCACCGAGTTGCTCGGCCGCCAGAACTGAATTCGCCGGCGGAACCGCCTCGAGCCTGCACAATGGCTGCCATGACCGGCACACCGCTTGCCGCCGCGGCGATCGCCCAGCTGGAGTCCGAGGGTGTCGACACAGTCATCGGCACCGTCGTGAATCCCGCCGGGCTCACCCTGGCCAAGACGGTCCCGATCCGGCGGACGAACACGTTCGCCGATCCCGGCCTCGGGGCCAGCCCCTCGTGGCACGCCTTCGCGATCGACCAGAGCGGCATCGCCTTCACCCCCGATGTCGGCGTGATCGGGGACCAGCGACTCCGCATCGACCTCTCGGCCCTGCGCATCGTCGGCGACGGGCTCGCGTGGGCGCCCGCCGCGTTTTTCTCCCAGGACGGCGCACCCGTCCCCGCCTGCGCCCGCGGCGCGCTGAGCCGGATCGAGGCCGCGCTCAGCGAAGCCGGGATCGAGGCGATGATCGGGCACGAGGTCGAATTCCTCCTCGTCGCCCCAGACGGTGACCGCCTCCCGTCGACGTTGTGGGCGCAGTACGGCCTCGCCGGCGTCCTGGAGCACGAAGCGTTCGTCCGGGACGTCGTCCGGTCGACGGCCGCGGCGGGCATCGCGATCGAGCAGTTCCATCCCGAGTACGGTCCGAACCAGTTCGAACTCTCCCTGGCGCCACAATCCCCGGTCGCCGCCGCCGACCAACTGGTGCTGGTGCGGCTCATCGTCGGACGCGTGGCCCGCCGCCACGGGGTTCGCATCAGCCTGTCACCCGCACCGTTTGCCGGTGGCGTCGGATCCGGTGCGCATCAACATTTTTCGCTGACCATGCCGGAGGGACCCCTGTTCTCCGACGGCCCGGGCGCCAGGGGCATGACGGCGGCGGGGGAGAGCGCGGTGGCGGGGGTGGTTGCCGGACTGCCGGAGGCGCAGGGCATCCTGTGCGGCTCGATCGTGTCCGGCTTACGGATGCAGCCCGGCAATTGGGCCGGCGCGTATGCGTGCTGGGGGACCGAGAACCGCGAGGCGGCGGTGCGATTCATCGCGGGCGGTCCGGCCAACCCGCGGGGGGGAAATGTCGAGGTGAAGATCGTCGACGCCTCCGCAAACCCCTACCTGGCGTCGGCGGCGATCCTGGGGCTTGCGGTGGACGGAATCAAACGCCGGGCCGCGCTGCCGCCCGAGATCACGACCGACCCGGCGGCCCTGTCCGATTCCGACCGGGTGCGCGACGGCGTCGTCGGCCTGCAACGGGGGCAGGCCGAAGTGATTGCCGCACTGGACCGTTCGGAGCTGCTGCGGGGCATTCTGGGCGACGCCGCGGTCGACATGGTGGTTGCGGTCCGCGGTCTGGAACACGAACGCTACGGCGACCTCGACACCGAGGAACTTGCGGACAAGTTCCGCATGGCCTGGAGCCTGTGACGGGTCCCGCGATGACGTCCGACGCCCTGGCCCAACACATCGGCGAAGTGACGCTGATCGATCAACACGTCCACGGTTGCTGGTCGGCGGCGGGGGATCTGCGGCGGTTCGAGAACGCGCTCAACGAGGCGAACACCGAACCCATCGTCGGCTCGGGTTTCGACTCACAACTCGGCTTTGCGGTGCGCGCCCACTGCGCGCCCGTCCTGGGCCTCCCAAAACACGTTGATCCCCAATCCTATTGGGAACACCGCAGCCGGCTCAGCGAGACCGAACTGGCCCGCACGTTCCTGCCGGCGGCGGGAGTGAGCGATTGGCTGATGGACACCGGGATAGGCACCGACACCGCGGGCCTGGCCGGCATCGCCGAACTGTCCGGCGGCCGCGCGCACGAGGTCGTTCGCCTCGAGGAGGTGGCCGAGGAGGCCGCGCGCACGCCGGGCGACTACGCGGCGGCGTTCGACGACATCCTGCAGCGGCAGGCGGCGAGGGCGGTCGGCACCAAGTCGATCCTGGCCTACCGGGGCGGGTTTGAGGGGGACCTGAGCGAACCGTCCGCCGGGCAGGTCGCCGAGGCCGCCGGCCGGTGGCGCGACCGCGGCGGTACCCGGTTACAGGATCGGGTGTTGCTGCGCTTCGGGTTGCATCGGGCGCTGCGGCTCGGCAAGCCCCTGCAGTTCCACGTGGGACTCGGCGACCGTGACTGCGACCTACACAAGACCAACCCGCTGCTGTTACTCGACTTCCTGCGGCGGTCGGGGGACACCCCGATCGTGTTGTTGCACTGCTACCCCTACGAGCGTGAGGCCGGCTACCTGGCGCAGGCCTTCAACAGCGTCTATGTCGACGGCGGGTTGAGCGTGAACCAGCTCGGAGCGCGCGCGCCCGCGTTCGTCGCCCGGCTGCTGGAGCTGGCACCCTTCGGCAAGATCCTCTATTCGTCGGACGGGTTCGGCCCCGCGGAACTCCACTTCCTCGGTGCGGCATTGTGGCGCAAGGCAATTCATCGCGTATTGCGTGATTTCGTGGCCGATGACGACTGGAGCGAGCGCGACGCGATCCGGGTGGTCGACCTGATCGCGCACGACAACGCCGCCGGGCTCTACGGCGTTTGACCCCCGGCGACGCCGGGGTATACGGGCGGTTATGCCGACCGCGAGGGGTGTCTTGGATTGGGCCCGCGACAAAGTCGTGTCGTGGGTGCCCAAGGCCGACCTCGACCAGCGGGACCCCGACTACATCCGCGACCAGCTCCCCGGAACGTGGCTGCTGGCGTCGTTCTACTTCCGGGCGGACGTGCGGGGCATGCATCGCATTCCGGCCGAGGGGCCGGTGTTGCTCGTCGGCAACCACAGCGGCGGCAACGTGCCGCCCGACACCTTCGTGTTCACGCTGGCCTTCTGCTCCTATTTCGGCGTCGAGCGGCCCTTCTACCAATTGGCCCATAACCTCGTCGTGTCAGCACCGCCGCTGGGCTGGCTGCGCAAATTCGGCACGGTCGCGGCCAACCCCGAGAATGCCCGCCTCGCATTGGATTCCGGCGCCGCGCTGCTCGTCTACCCCGGCGGCGACTACGAGGTGTTCCGGCCCTCGTGGGAACGCCACAAGGTCGACTTCGGGGGGCGCATGGGCTACGTCAAGCTGGCCCGGGAGGCGGGGGTGCCGATCGTCCCCGTCGCCAGCGTCGGCGGCCAGGAGAGCGCGCTGTTCCTCAACCGCGGGCAGTGGCTGGCCAAGTTGCTGATGGCCGACCGGTTGCTCCGGCTGAAAAGCATCCCGATATCGCTGGCCCTGCCCTGGGGGCTCAACATCAGCGACCTGGCGGGCCACATTCCGCTGCCGACCAAGATCGTGATCGAGGTCCAGGACCCGATCGAGGTCGACGGTGACGACCAGGCGGTGCACGACAAGGTGATGGCCAGCCTGCAGGCCGGGGTCGACCGGCTGGCCGCCGAACGGCGATTCCCGGTGCTCGGCTGATGCGCGTCGAACGCCGTTGCGTCATCAACGCTCCCCGCTCGGCGGTGTGGAAGATCGTCAGCGACCCCGACTGCTACCCGTCGTTCATGACGAGCCTGGAGCGGTGGGAGTCGTCGAACGACAAGCCCCCCGGTGTCGGTGCGCGCTACACCGTGCATTGGAAGATCGGCTCCGTACCCGTGGGCGGCCTCATCGAGGTGGTCGAGTTCGACGACGACCGCGACCTGGCCTTCGTGGGCCTGACCGGCATCACCCTGCGGGGGCGAATCCGGCTGCGCGACGCCCACGACGGGCGGACGAAGGTGACGTTTCGCCTGTCGTACCAGGCGCCGGGCGGCCTGCTCGGTTACATCGCCGACCGGATCGCCGTGCGCCAGGTGGGCCGCACGCTCGCCGAGACGTTGAAGCGGCTCAAGACACTCGCCGAGTCGTAACCGAATGAGGCCGCAGGTGATCGGCTCAACCTAGTTGTCGCCCAATGTGGTTCGGGCAGCAACTGGTTCCCGAACCGTCAGCGCGTAGGAACGCTCATGCGGCACGAGCAGCTGCGCTCGCCACGAACAGGTGTCGATGGCACGGCGGACCGAACGTTTCGCGCGGCCGGGTTAGCGTCTCGGGCCCCGTAGCCTGATCAGGGGTCTCCGCGTTTTGTTCGCCACTGAGCGCCGCCGTATCGGCCTCGCCGCGGGCTAGCGCCACTATCGCGACAATCACCACTATCACGGCCGACGCCAGGACGATCGTGCCCACGCCATCGGCGTTGAGGGTCTCGCCGAGCACCACGATGCCCAGAACCGATGCCACCGCTGGTTTGGCCACGGTCACCGACGGCATTGAGGCGGTCAGCGCACCAGCGCGAAACGATGACTGCTGAAAGATCATCCCCGCCAACGCCGCCAGTATCCAGACATAGAACTCTGGCGCGCACAGCAGCGCAGCGAAACCATGTCCGGCCGCCGCGACAACGGCTTTGGTGAGCACCGCGAACAGGGCCAGTGACGAACCGGCCACCACCGCCAGCAGTACAGCCGCACGCGGACCGGGCCAAATGCGCGCACCCAGGACACAGCAGACCAGTAGCGGCCCCAACACCAGGGCCACCACAGTCCAGGTTGTCAGCGACCCCTGCGACTGCCCGGCCTTCGGGTCGCCAACCGTGACGACCACCGCCAGAGCGACGGCGAGGACCGTCGCCCACATCCACTGCCAGCGGGTCACCCGCTGATGGGTCAGCCGCGCATTGACCGGCAGGGCGAAGAGCAGCGCCGTCACCTGCAGCGCCGTCACCAACATCACCGACCCGAGCTCCAGCGCGGCGGCTTGCAGGCTGTAGTTGGCAACGGCTCCGCCGCCGCCAAGCCACCACCGGGAGTCGCGCAACGACATGCGGAACAACTCCCAGTGGCCGACTGGTTCGTCGGTGACCTCATGCGCGGACCGTTGACGGCTCACCGCGCCGATCGCGGATGCCAGCGCGGCGCACAGGGCGAGCACAACCGCGATGTCCGACTTCAACATGGGACCTCCTCAAGATGCCGAGATCACTTCGGGCTAGACCCCGAAGTAGACGCCGTACCTGCTCGCCGCGAGCGCTTTCAACAGCCACAGGACCAGCCCGGTCCCAGCCAAGGTGCCCAGAGTCACTGTCACGATGAAGGCGACCCGGAAGATCGTGGAGAGCGCCGACCGGAGAGGGTTCTGCTGGTCGACGGTTGTCGACGGGCGGATGTTACTGGCGGTCATGGCATTCTCCTCGTTGACTTCCTTCGGTCATGTGCTTTGTCGTGGCCTGGTTCACGACGAATTCATGAAGGAAATGGTCATGGACGAGGCACTGCTTCCGGAATGGCCGGGAAGCCAGATTGGTCTGCCTCTAGGGATAGGGTTTCCTATCCATTCAGCAAGCATCGCGTGATCTGGTGCGACCAGCGTCGGTTGAGGCGCCCGCCCTGAAGTCGTCAGACGACCGCACCCGAAGTCTCTGCTTTGGCGCCGCAGTTACCCGTCTCGAGTACCGTCATCGCGCAGCCCACGGCGTCCAATCGACGCCGCTCTTACGAAGCGAAGGGCCGGTCGAGGCGGGCGCGCAGCTTCGCCGTGCCGGCCAGGAGCATCACTTCGGCGCTCTGATGAGCAACCAGTCGCCCGATGCGCGGGCAGAGCCGACGCAGGATGGCCAACGCCGCGGGAGGGGCGTCAGACCATCCCCGTGGCATCGAAAACCCAGCTGGTGTCCGCATTCGCGAGGTTCTCGAAGTGGTTCGGGGGAGCGAAGGCGACGAGACTGTTCATGTCCCAATAGTCTTTCCAGACGGTGATCTTGCCGTCCGCGACCTTGTGGACCGTGACGAATCTCAGCACACCCTGCTCGCCCGACGTGAACGTCCACGTCTCGGAATGCTCGTACATGACGTCGGAACCGTTGGACACCAGCACGCCGTCGTGGTTTTCGTAGCCCGCCAGCGGCTCGAGGCCCATCTTGAGCCGCTTGACGATGTCTTCCGGTCCGCGCGCCGACAGCGCCGGAACCGGCATGTCGACGTAGAGGCAGTCATCGGACAGGAACGTCTTGACCGCCTCCCAGTCCCGCCGCGAGAGCGCCTGCCACAGCCCGAGGACGACATCCTCGACCGAAATCATAGAAACGTCTGTCATAGCGCAAATAAACTCGGTAACCGGACGGGTGTCAACACCGTCCGGACCATGGAGGATGCATTCCATGAGCGGACGGGCAAAGATCCTCATCGCCTTCGCCGTCGGCGCGATCCTCGCCGGGATCTGCGGAGCGATCGCTTATGGATTTTGGGGCGCCAGCCACGAGTGTCACGAATGGGTGGACGGCCACGGCTACCGACTGGTGCATGACGAGTGGTGGGCGAAGAACCGCGGTTGTGTGGCCAGGACGGCGGCCGGTGACGAGGTGATCCACAGCGAAGGCCTGGCCGGTAAGGCGATCGGGTGGGCGTGGCAGTTGGCGATCTTCGCGGCGGGCGCCCTGCCGACGGCGATCATTTTGGCGCTGTTTGCTTTTCGGTGGCGCGGTGGTGGTGCCGGCCCAGTGGAGCCCTAGCCGGTGATGCGGGCCATCGACCGCGCCGGCCCCAGTGCCACCGGCAGCGACGACCAGCCCCGCAGCACGCGTGTGTCGCGCCTGCTGCCCGCGCCAGCCGCGCGCACCTGGGGAAAACGTTCGAAGAAGGTCCGCAGCCCGACTTCGCCCTCGGCGCGCGCCAGCGCCGCACCCAAACAGAAGTGCCGTCCTCCGGAGAACGCGAGATGCCTTCCCGCATTGGCTCTTTCGATGTCGAAGCGGTGCGGTTCGTCGAAGACGGATGGGTCGCGGTTGGCGGCGGCCAGATAGACGAGCACCAGGTCGCCCCGCTGCAGCTGCTGGCCGGCCAGTTCGACCTCGCCCCGCGCCATCCGGGCCGTCAGCTGCACCGGCGACTCCAGCCGCAGTATCTCCTCAACGGCATTGGGCCACAGGTCGGGCCGTCGGCGCAATGTGTCGAGGTGGTCGGGAGTGTCCAGCAGCATGCGAATCCCGTTGCCCAGCAGGTTGACCGTGGTCTCGAAGCCGGCCGCCAACACCAGCCCGGCGATCGCCTGGAGCTCGCTGGCGTCCAAATAGGTTTCTGCCGAGCCGCTTTCGGCTATCTGGATCAGCTGGCTCATCAAGTTGTCGGTCGGGGCGCGCCGTAACTGGCTCAGGTGCTCGGCGAGCCACGAGCTGAAGCCGGCGAGTCCGCGCTGCACGCGGCGGTACTGCTGCCACGTCAGCCCGATGTCCAGGCTCGGTGCGGCGAGTTCACCGAATTCCAGGACGCGCCGCCGTTCCCGCTCTGGGACGCCGAGGATGTCGCTGATGATTGCGACCGGAAGCTGCGAGCAATACCGGCCGACGATGTCGACGACCTGGGAGGAGCCGGACTCGGCGGCCAGCGAATCCAACAGCTCGGCCGCGGTGTCCTCGACCCGATCCCGCAATGCGGCGACCGCCCGGGGGGTGAAGACCGCCGAGACCGTCTTGCGGTAGCGGGTGTGGTCTGGCGGCTCGACGGCGAGCAGCGACGGCGCGCGGAGCGGGTGCAGCAGGTCGTCGCGGGTGCGGCCCTCCAGCCAGCGCAACGGCCGCGGCAGATTCGCGCCGAACACCAGCACGCGGAAGTCGTCGGAGCGCAGCAACTCATGGGCGAGCGCATGGTCGGCCGTGAGGTAACTGACGCGGCCCTTGACCAACGGCCCCGCGGCCCGGAACTCGTCGTAGAAGGGCGCCGGGTTTTCGGCCACCCCGGGATCGGCGATCAGCCTGGCGTGCAAGTCACCCCGGCGGACCCCGAGCGTCGCGACGCCCCGGATGAACCCGTGCATCGCCAACCAGTGCAGTCGTTCCTTCACCGGCCCCTCCATCGATCGATGCCACCGAGCCTAGGCCCGAACGCCCCGGCCCGGGTCAGCACTCGGCGATGATCTTGAATTCTGTCGTCACCGTTTTGTTGGGGTTGCTGCTGTTGATGCCGTAGGCGCTGCCGGTGATCGTGTACGCGTCGTTGGTGACGTCGGCGTGCGCGTCGCCCACGCCGCCTTCCCAGAAGCTGCCGGTGAACCCGTCGACGTTGCGGATCTTCACCCACTGGGGCATCACCCGGTAACCACTGGTCAGCACGACCGCCTCGACGCCGCCGTCGCGGTCCTTGATGTCGATGGTGCGGTACTGCTGGGTCTGGCTGCACGCCGGGGGGCGCGTGGTGTGGGTGGCGCCGTCGATGGTCAGGCGGGCCGCTTTTCGGGGTACCGTCTGCGCACCGCCGCACCCGGCGACGCTGACGACTACCGCCACCAGGGCCAAAACGACTGTGAGCAACCGATTTTGCACCAGCCGACCTCCTTACTGCCGCTTCGGCATCAGCGCGGGTAGCGACTTGACGATGCTGCGTCGTACGAATTCCGGACTCAGACCCTTGAACAAGTCGATCAATCGGATGCTGCGGGGCACGTACCAATGCAACCGCTTCGGGTTGTGGTAAGCCTGCCATGCCGTTTCCGCCACACTGCTGGCCGGCATCAACCGCAGCATGCCCTTCTTGGGCGCGGCGGCGCGCAGTTCCTCCGCCGTCATGGGCGTGCCGC includes:
- a CDS encoding (2Fe-2S)-binding protein; amino-acid sequence: MYVCLCVGVTNHTVSEVVARGASTSKEVAAACGAGGDCGRCKRTLRAIIAASANLETAPSL
- the bfr gene encoding bacterioferritin, yielding MQGDPDVLRLLNEQLTGELTAINQYFLHSKMQDNWGFTELAEHTRAESFDEMRHAEAITDRILLLDGLPNYQRLFSLRIGQTLREQFEADLAIEYEVMDRLKPGIIMCREKQDTTSANLLEEIVADEEKHIDYLETQLELMDKLGVELYSAQCVSRPPS
- a CDS encoding MDR family MFS transporter, whose amino-acid sequence is MTSPAAIRGGSSTDAAPSGALVDPQRRNFIFVAILLGMLMAALDQTIVATALPTIVANLGGAGHQSWVVTSYLLASTIITALVGKFGDLFGRKRVFQAAVVFFVAGSVLCGLSSSMGMLVASRALQGIGGGGLMVTAMALIGEVIPLRDRGRYQGAMGAVFGVTTVIGPLLGGYFTDHFTWRWAFWINVPISVVVFFVAAAAIPALSDRTRPVIDYTGILFVGLGAAGLTLATSWGGTTYPWGSPMIIGLFVGSVMALCVFAWVESRAAAPILPTRLFGSPVFTVCCGLSFVVGFAMLGALTFLPTYMQFVDGVSATTSGLRTLPMVLGMLTTSMGSGVIVGRTGRYKVFPVAGTAVMAVAFFLMSRMDPSTSVLVQSLFLVILGAGIGMCMQTLVLIVQNTVGFDDLGVATSGVTFFRTIGSSFGAAIFGSLFTNFLHSRIGPALVASRAPAAAAASPEALHRLPRQAAAPIVAAYSESLTHVFGWAVPVALAGFVLALFLREVPLREMHDSTIDLGDAFGMPNTETPDQMLEGAVERMLRGAPGMRLRSIAMRPDCRLDVAGLWGVLRINRYGEMYGTARLTDIADYLRIPFEVLEPTFSRLIATGYARGDGNQLWLTPAGAQQVDYVHSLLVGWLVDKLARSPGFDGRPDRRVVEAALNRVAGRVLAQRDWNDDRPTTKIPVPTP
- a CDS encoding carboxymuconolactone decarboxylase family protein, translated to MSRIGTFADDDLAGWFAKSPDIGGALGGFSNAVYTKNRLPLRTRELARAVIAHRNECVVCVNTRDEDGPAAGVDEELYDHAREWRTWPGYSEQERLAAEFADRFATDHTALRDDEDFWSRCSEHFSDELLADLALSCALWVGMGRVLRTLDIGQACKLTIPSRA
- a CDS encoding TIGR03854 family LLM class F420-dependent oxidoreductase, with product MKIRFGVGLGADTAPDQLGPIVDHLEASGVDSLWFSELVYTPAVDPVVGMAYALARTTRLKVGTSVAVLPGRHPVLVAKQLASLAALAPKRVLPVFGLRSAIPAEREVFVVPDGERAAVFEESLRVLRSALVEDSADYSGRYFTVSGAAVMPRPNPPLDIWLGGSAPAAFRRIGALADGWLGSFLTPAEARAGRETIERAAAQAGRQIDPDHFGISLAVVDGAGGELPPGLAAAARSRRPDVDPAELIAADWDQLHRQLDAYIDAGLTKFVIRPAGGAPLDGFLDRFVTELLGRQN
- a CDS encoding type I glutamate--ammonia ligase, translated to MTGTPLAAAAIAQLESEGVDTVIGTVVNPAGLTLAKTVPIRRTNTFADPGLGASPSWHAFAIDQSGIAFTPDVGVIGDQRLRIDLSALRIVGDGLAWAPAAFFSQDGAPVPACARGALSRIEAALSEAGIEAMIGHEVEFLLVAPDGDRLPSTLWAQYGLAGVLEHEAFVRDVVRSTAAAGIAIEQFHPEYGPNQFELSLAPQSPVAAADQLVLVRLIVGRVARRHGVRISLSPAPFAGGVGSGAHQHFSLTMPEGPLFSDGPGARGMTAAGESAVAGVVAGLPEAQGILCGSIVSGLRMQPGNWAGAYACWGTENREAAVRFIAGGPANPRGGNVEVKIVDASANPYLASAAILGLAVDGIKRRAALPPEITTDPAALSDSDRVRDGVVGLQRGQAEVIAALDRSELLRGILGDAAVDMVVAVRGLEHERYGDLDTEELADKFRMAWSL
- a CDS encoding amidohydrolase family protein — translated: MTSDALAQHIGEVTLIDQHVHGCWSAAGDLRRFENALNEANTEPIVGSGFDSQLGFAVRAHCAPVLGLPKHVDPQSYWEHRSRLSETELARTFLPAAGVSDWLMDTGIGTDTAGLAGIAELSGGRAHEVVRLEEVAEEAARTPGDYAAAFDDILQRQAARAVGTKSILAYRGGFEGDLSEPSAGQVAEAAGRWRDRGGTRLQDRVLLRFGLHRALRLGKPLQFHVGLGDRDCDLHKTNPLLLLDFLRRSGDTPIVLLHCYPYEREAGYLAQAFNSVYVDGGLSVNQLGARAPAFVARLLELAPFGKILYSSDGFGPAELHFLGAALWRKAIHRVLRDFVADDDWSERDAIRVVDLIAHDNAAGLYGV